One genomic segment of Hordeum vulgare subsp. vulgare chromosome 2H, MorexV3_pseudomolecules_assembly, whole genome shotgun sequence includes these proteins:
- the LOC123424544 gene encoding uncharacterized protein LOC123424544, whose product MSVDFAHILVSSLRRSARCKNTHVIYNDDYEEDDYEEDFGDERSDEEVDLDEPLIALKQKKEKKSLRKAKRKTGASSSPHATILDTSPKRDGITPVHTFQFESTLHHSTTEKLERRAVDQEHSRIAIEHAEERAGEDICCAEMENAVFRTRDPISVVLHQFPIEDNGCGQQPGFITPPTEPDVSDAKAHLHYSVEQKKMDNNFSSLDPIDEVGNHQKYLDDTINSDVNKSSVGNELLMSSVNRSRDDHTDNNAFRYPEVIEANTPERIKTMEESSHIDDFNTDMRCTSVVMQPDSCGSTDRIYTEHEDVGKMPVEGQLDSLACHGVKTKDISLHMNVEQAARGYNFAFDKSLDLAHTANFDTQDGRLENIVYGALNNNVQRKCSATKTSVGVPDTIVVLSSPTAANVSHDGQLSGTMNVDICRSVNDQESREAYVVQQELAQACVNMGKTGCAISDSSSNPEEIQEISAGSSISTPTCLGTDGQTRASDFFIDEGSISDHTPKKLLSQRKIMSPTSQEEFCNALAGIDLCGVQRLERKINLEDCDASSQALPQTTNKQGRSILITDRKLKSRASVSFASKGVAKSTESPSLQLTSSSVLLDTEKAVEFSQRQMHDIESIAANLIRSLKHMRSLVDEKLSSEAHSLLPNFNTAEMRAASEDALKVERTTRKWLTIMNKDCNRFCKILTLEGKKAVSHPEVPRKRRKISFADEAGGTLCYVNVFSDVQTSPSTCEGEL is encoded by the exons ATGTCTGTAGATTTCGCTCACATATTAGTTTCGAGTCTCAGAAGATCTGCAAGATGCAAGAACACCCATGTAATATACAATGATGATTATGAAGAAGATGATTACGAAGAAGATTTTGGGGATGAAAGATCAGATGAGGAAGTTGATCTTGATGAGCCTCTTATTGCTTTGAAacagaagaaagaaaagaaatcccTTCGTAAAGCAAAAAGAAAGACAGGTGCATCATCTTCTCCACATGCTACAATCCTTGATACATCACCAAAGAGAGATGGAATCACTCCTGTACATACTTTCCAATTCGAGTCAACACTGCATCACTCAACGACAGAGAAGCTTGAAAGAAGAGCTGTAGATCAAGAGCATTCGAGAATTGCTATTG AACATGCTGAAGAAAGAGCTGGGGAGGACATCTGCTGTGCTGAAATGGAAAATGCAGTATTTCGCACCCGTGACCCTATATCTGTTGTGCTGCATCAGTTTCCCATAGAAGATAATGGATGTGGACAGCAGCCTGGTTTCATCACCCCACCAACTGAACCAGATGTTTCTGACGCCAAAGCGCATTTGCATTACAGTGTGGAACAAAAAAAGATGGATAACAATTTTTCTTCACTAGATCCCATTGATGAAGTGGGCAACCATCAGAAATATTTAGACGATACAATTAATTCAGATGTGAATAAGTCTTCTGTTGGGAATGAACTTTTGATGTCTTCTGTTAATCGTTCTCGTGATGATCATACAGATAACAACGCATTCAGGTATCCAGAAGTTATTGAAGCCAACACACCAGAAAGGATAAAAACTATGGAAGAGTCTTCTCATATTGATGATTTTAACACAGATATGAGGTGCACATCGGTGGTCATGCAACCTGATTCATGTGGAAGCACAGACAGGATTTACACTGAACATGAGGATGTTGGGAAGATGCCGGTGGAGGGTCAATTAGATTCACTAGCCTGCCATGGTGTGAAAACAAAGGATATATCACTGCATATGAATGTTGAGCAAGCAGCCCGAGGCTACAATTTTGCTTTTGATAAGTCTCTTGATTTGGCTCATACTGCCAATTTTGACACTCAAGATGGGCGGCTAGAAAATATAGTTTATGGTGCTCTGAATAATAATGTGCAGCGGAAGTGTTCTGCAACAAAAACTTCTGTTGGAGTTCCAGATACTATTGTGGTTCTGAGCTCACCAACTGCAGCAAATGTTTCACATGATGGTCAGTTAAGTGGTACAATGAATGTTGACATTTGTAGATCTGTTAATGATCAAGAATCCAgagaagcatatgttgttcaacAAGAGTTAGCCCAGGCTTGTGTTAACATGGGCAAAACTGGATGTGCAATATCAGATAGCTCCTCTAATCCTGAAGAAATACAAGAAATTTCTGCTGGATCTTCAATTTCAACTCCAACCTGCCTGGGAACTGATGGGCAAACTAGGGCGTCTGATTTTTTCATTGACGAAGGATCAATTTCAGATCATACTCCAAAAAAGCTGTTGTCCCAGAGAAAG ATTATGTCACCAACTTCTCAGGAGGAGTTTTGCAACGCTTTGGCTGGTATCGATTTGTGTGGAGTCCAAAGGCTTG AGAGAAAGATTAATCTTGAAGATTGTGATGCAAGTAGTCAAGCATTACCACAGACAACAAACAAGCAAGGCCGATCTATTTTAATCACAGACAGGAAACTTAAGAGCAGAGCTTCTGTCTCCTTTGCAAGCAAAGGAGTTGCCAAGTCAACAGAATCCCCATCTCTTCAGCTGACAAGTTCGTCTGTTCTTTTGGACACTGAGAAAGCTGTTGAGTTTTCACAAAGGCAGATGCATGATATAGAGAGCATTGCAGCAAATCTTATCAGGAGCTTGAAGCACATGAGAAGTTTAGTGGACGAAAAATTGTCATCGGAAGCACATTCTTTGCTTCCCAATTTTAACACTGCTGAG ATGAGAGCAGCATCCGAGGATGCATTAAAGGTGGAGAGAACTACAAGGAAATGGTTGACAATAATGAACAAAGATTGCAACCGTTTTTGTAAAATATTG ACACTAGAGGGAAAGAAGGCTGTTTCGCATCCAGAAGTGCCGAGGAAACGTAGGAAGATATCGTTCGCTGATGAAGCTGGAGGAACGCTCTGCTATGTTAATGTGTTTAGTGATGTACAGACCTCTCCTTCTACATGTGAGGGTGAGTTATAA